The DNA window CCCCGCTCACTTACTTCAATCTGGACGACCCATCAGGTGCCACTGTGGTTGCCCGTATGGATGACCCAAGCAGGATCACCATAGATGAAGCCAAGTGTAACGGTTGCCACCAGAACCTGACCCATATCAAGGGTACCCATGGTGTAACCGAGTTCACCCAGTGTATGAACTGTCACAACGAAAACACCGGAATGTCTTTCCACTCCACAGTGCAATACGACACCGGAACTGTAGACGTTGACGGCAACAGGATATTCGCCACTGTACCGGGTTTGACCTTTGGACAGAGAGATCTGGTGACTGTTGCCCACCGTTTCCACAGTGGTAACTGGGATGCAGGACGCAGTATTCCAGCAATCTACCGTGACAAGGACATGAAACTGAATGGTTTCCCTGGGGTTGAGAACGACTGTAGCGCCTGTCACCAGGACAATGCCAAGTTCTTCGCCGCCGATGGTGGCCTGACATCCGGCAAGCGTGCCGTACTTGTGGGCAGTAACTATGTCACACCTGTGGCCGAAGCCTGCCGCGCCTGTCACGAGCACTCTGATGACGCAGCCTTGGCCCACTTCAAGAGCATGGGCGCCATAGTTGCCAGTGATGCAGCAACCAGTAAGGACCTGCCGGTTGAAAGCTGCGCAACCTGTCACGCCGAAGGCAAGGAATTCGGTGTCGATAAGATGCACGCCAACTAATAGCTCAAGCTAGACGTAAAAAAGGGGACCTGCGGGTCCCCTTTCTTATGCTTCAACTCTGTGGGCTTATTGCGACGGACCAGTTGCTATAACGGCAAGTAAAACTCTCTTGATAACCGGAAGTGAGCCAGTCTATATACTCGGAAAAACCTGCCGCTTTAACCCGGCACCAAAAACAGAATTGCCTCATCATCATAGGCGGATATGACTCCACCATAAGGTTTACCCGGGCCATGAAAAGAAGGTTTGAGGTCGAAGGGTTACTCCGGCAGAAAGGTAATCAACGACGGGTTATTCAGGCGGGTTGTCCGCCAACTGCGCCTGCCGGGTCTGACGCAGCAACCGCGCCACCTCCATTGGTTCCCTATCCAGGGCATCGGCAGGAATATACAGATGGTAGCCCAAATGCTTGGCCAACAGCTCACTGCGATGGCCAAACATCGCCAGTACCCCGCGGTAGCGCTCACCGTTAACAATAAGCGGGGTAAACTCGGTCCCAAGATAAGCCTCCAGAGTTTGCAGGCTCTCTTCATTGGCGACAGCCGTCATCATCAGCGGCCTTTGCTCCGACAACAGGCCCGTAGCCAGTCTGGGGGAAATGGAGTCCAGCACAGGATTGATGGCGTAGAGCCTGAGGCCAATGAAGGGTAAGTCCAATTGCTCCAAGCCATGGGACACCCGCGGAATATCGATGCGCTGGATATTGTCCCAGCGTACATACAACTGACCACGACGGTGTTTAAAGGTAAATCCCTGCTCATCACCGATAAGGCTTTCGTCGGGCTCGGCCAATTTAGCCCAGCCAAGCACCATGGCGAGCACCCCAAGAGAAAAACAGGTTAGTCCCAGCGCAAACAAGGACTGAGAATTGAGAAAAATCCCCAGCCCCAACAGTGCCAGCACCAGCCCTCCCAGACTCAGGGTCAGGCCATTGTGCTTGGCGCGGGGTTTAACGGTGAACAGGGGAGATGTCATGCATGCCTCAGCCAAAACCAGAAAAGGCCCACATATTCGTGGATTGCCCGCTGGGATGCAAGCAGGAAGCTGCCATCGGGACGCCACCAGTAGCCGCTGCGACCATAAAAATCCGTGGGCGCCGGAGCCGCCTTGATACCGCGCAGTTTGAAAATCGCCATGGCCCTGGGCATGTGGGTGGCGGAGGTTACCAGGCGCACCGGCACATCCCCAAGAATTTGGCTCAGGTACTCGGCCTCTTCCAAGGTGTCCCGAGCCTCGGGCAAACGCAGTATTCGGTCGGGTGCCACACCGAGTTCGACGGCCGCCTCCGCCATCACGTCCGCGTGTGCCCGACCACGGCCACCATTCCAGCCACTGACAATCAACACACAATCCTTGCCAAGGCGCAGCTGGGCCAATCCTTCGGTC is part of the Shewanella cyperi genome and encodes:
- a CDS encoding DUF2982 domain-containing protein; this encodes MTSPLFTVKPRAKHNGLTLSLGGLVLALLGLGIFLNSQSLFALGLTCFSLGVLAMVLGWAKLAEPDESLIGDEQGFTFKHRRGQLYVRWDNIQRIDIPRVSHGLEQLDLPFIGLRLYAINPVLDSISPRLATGLLSEQRPLMMTAVANEESLQTLEAYLGTEFTPLIVNGERYRGVLAMFGHRSELLAKHLGYHLYIPADALDREPMEVARLLRQTRQAQLADNPPE
- a CDS encoding YdcF family protein; protein product: MFWLKKILSLFVMPLPLVLLLILLAFILIRSRAKARFLLACAAVLLLVLSMPWGSKLLTAPLEAQYEVNRSPIEGSCQVMVLGSGHDDGIAGSVVQQLSPTALARLTEGLAQLRLGKDCVLIVSGWNGGRGRAHADVMAEAAVELGVAPDRILRLPEARDTLEEAEYLSQILGDVPVRLVTSATHMPRAMAIFKLRGIKAAPAPTDFYGRSGYWWRPDGSFLLASQRAIHEYVGLFWFWLRHA